Proteins encoded in a region of the Streptomyces sp. NBC_00258 genome:
- a CDS encoding glycoside hydrolase family 2 TIM barrel-domain containing protein: MPHPHPHPHAQMPPVSRRRLLEGGAAVLGVLALPASAAPTHAAERPGAANGTPEWNGAIDVFRVGTEPPHTTLTPYADVGQALAGDRTRSPYRMSLDGKWKFAYADRPDDRDTDFHRTDVDDSSWDTIPVPSAWQVHGYDFPIYINITYPYWGPNGLGEEPQPPAAPTRYNPVGQYRRTFTVPEDWAGRRTFLHFEGVKSAHYVWINGELVGYSEDSYVPAEYDITPHLKPGTNQIAVEVYRYSDGDWLEDQDMIRLSGIFRSVHLYSTPAVHLRDFKLDTPLSDDYKAAELSVTASVRAYGDGKNKSADKSTDKGKDEGNGKGNGKGNGSGRYSVETQLYDARGHAVWPRPLQQAVDLGSAPAGEDVTVQAARAVPAPKLWSAEDPYLYTAVLRLRDPAGKVVETLSHRVGLREFALKGGLMRINGRPVSFRGTNRHEMHPDRGTALTRADLVKDMEIVKRLNINTVRTSHYPNNTLWYELADEYGLYLVDETNLETHGIRDEYPGNHADWSRACVARAQNMVHRDKNHASVVIWSLGNEAGGGSTFVAMHDWIRSYDPTRVIQYEGDDRPGISDIRSEMYDSPARVEQRAKDTADTRPYVMIEYSHSMGNSTGNFQKYWDLIRRHEVLQGGWIWDFVDQSLTWPTPRRVLFTETGPGRVRGEIQAGSATFDRGKGLSGSTVFARDTGLDITGSLTLEAWVTPSVTGYHQPLIAKGDTQYALKQSDRTLEFFIHGGGQWITASWALPDDWTGKEHHVAGVFDAEAGTLTLYVDGAAKATRTTTRRPANNTAPLSLATDVDNPTREFSGTIRRARVYARALSAAELASDGRGPGDDGVRFWFDAATVRVTEKRPKERTFFAYGGDWGDHPNDGAFVADGIVTADRGHTGKAAEVKQVYQAINAAPASGKSLAAGTAGAAVTLTNEYLFTNLREFDGSWTLVADGEVVRRGKLSRAQLDVPPLSSKDVTVHFRLPADPAPGAEYFLHLSFTTKERTKWAKAGFEVAKKQLPVDADSPEVRPVPLERVPALRHQDGERSITVKGKAFSVTVDKRTGVITSYEARGTRLITSGPVPNFWRAPIDNDRGNGQHVRNQTWRDAGTLRKVTDVSVRALRDRAVEIKVAGTLPTTTESTYTTTYTVFGNGEIKVDNTLHPGAANLPYIPEVGTLLFLPGRLERLHYYGRGPEENHWDRNTGTDVGLYSGTVSGQWTPYIRPQENGNKTDVRWAALTDRGGAGLLVSGEPLLEVNASHFTPEDLSVGTRHDYQLTPRDEVVLRLNHRQMGVGGDNSWGAHTHDEYKLFADRDYSYTYRLRPLTDVDAAMAASRRPTAGEFSG, from the coding sequence ATGCCGCACCCGCACCCGCACCCGCACGCGCAGATGCCTCCCGTCAGCCGCCGTCGACTTCTTGAGGGAGGGGCCGCCGTCCTCGGTGTGCTCGCCCTGCCCGCGTCGGCCGCCCCGACGCACGCGGCCGAAAGGCCCGGGGCCGCGAACGGCACACCGGAGTGGAACGGCGCCATCGACGTCTTCCGGGTGGGGACCGAGCCGCCCCACACCACGCTCACCCCGTACGCGGACGTCGGACAGGCGCTGGCCGGCGACCGCACGCGCTCGCCGTACCGGATGAGTCTCGACGGGAAGTGGAAGTTCGCCTACGCCGACCGCCCCGACGACCGGGACACCGACTTCCACCGCACGGACGTCGACGACAGCTCCTGGGACACCATCCCGGTCCCCTCCGCCTGGCAGGTGCACGGCTACGACTTCCCGATCTACATCAACATCACGTATCCCTACTGGGGTCCGAACGGCCTGGGCGAGGAGCCGCAGCCGCCGGCCGCGCCGACCCGGTACAACCCCGTGGGCCAGTACCGGCGCACCTTCACCGTCCCCGAGGACTGGGCGGGGCGGCGGACGTTCCTGCACTTCGAGGGTGTGAAATCCGCCCACTACGTGTGGATCAACGGCGAGTTGGTGGGCTACAGCGAGGACTCCTACGTCCCCGCCGAGTACGACATCACCCCGCACCTCAAGCCCGGCACCAACCAGATCGCGGTGGAGGTGTACCGCTACTCCGACGGCGACTGGCTGGAGGACCAGGACATGATCCGGCTGAGCGGTATCTTCCGCTCGGTCCACCTGTACTCCACCCCGGCCGTGCACCTGCGCGACTTCAAGCTGGACACCCCGCTGAGCGACGACTACAAGGCCGCCGAACTGTCCGTCACCGCGAGCGTGCGCGCCTACGGAGACGGCAAGAACAAGAGCGCGGACAAGAGCACGGACAAGGGCAAGGACGAGGGCAACGGCAAGGGCAACGGCAAGGGCAACGGCAGCGGGCGGTACTCCGTCGAGACGCAGCTCTACGACGCGCGCGGGCACGCCGTCTGGCCGCGCCCGCTGCAGCAGGCCGTGGACCTCGGCTCCGCCCCGGCCGGTGAGGACGTGACCGTACAGGCCGCCAGAGCCGTGCCCGCGCCGAAGCTTTGGTCGGCCGAGGACCCGTACCTCTACACGGCCGTACTGCGGCTGCGCGACCCGGCGGGCAAGGTCGTCGAGACGCTCTCGCACCGGGTCGGCCTGCGCGAGTTCGCGCTCAAGGGCGGGCTGATGCGCATCAACGGCAGACCCGTCTCCTTCCGGGGCACCAACCGGCACGAGATGCACCCCGACCGCGGCACCGCGCTCACCAGGGCGGACCTGGTCAAGGACATGGAGATCGTCAAGCGGCTGAACATCAACACGGTCCGCACCTCGCACTACCCCAACAACACGCTCTGGTACGAACTCGCCGACGAGTACGGCCTGTACCTCGTGGACGAGACCAACCTCGAGACCCACGGCATCCGCGACGAGTACCCGGGCAACCACGCCGACTGGAGCAGGGCCTGCGTGGCCCGCGCCCAGAACATGGTCCACCGCGACAAGAACCACGCCTCCGTCGTCATCTGGTCGCTCGGCAACGAGGCCGGTGGCGGCAGCACGTTCGTCGCCATGCACGACTGGATCCGCTCCTACGATCCCACCCGTGTCATCCAGTACGAGGGCGACGACCGCCCGGGGATCAGCGACATCCGCTCGGAGATGTACGACAGCCCCGCGCGCGTCGAGCAGCGGGCGAAGGACACCGCCGACACCCGCCCGTACGTCATGATCGAGTACTCCCACTCGATGGGGAACTCGACCGGAAACTTCCAGAAGTACTGGGACCTCATCCGCCGCCACGAAGTCCTCCAGGGCGGCTGGATCTGGGACTTCGTCGACCAGTCACTGACCTGGCCGACCCCGAGGCGCGTGCTGTTCACCGAGACCGGGCCCGGCAGGGTGCGCGGCGAGATCCAGGCGGGCAGCGCGACCTTCGACCGCGGGAAGGGCCTGTCCGGCAGTACGGTCTTCGCCCGTGACACCGGCCTCGACATCACCGGCTCGCTGACGCTGGAGGCCTGGGTCACGCCGTCCGTGACCGGCTACCACCAGCCGCTCATCGCCAAGGGCGACACCCAGTACGCCCTCAAGCAGTCGGACAGGACCCTGGAGTTCTTCATCCACGGCGGCGGCCAGTGGATCACCGCGAGCTGGGCGCTGCCGGACGACTGGACCGGAAAGGAGCACCACGTCGCGGGCGTCTTCGACGCGGAGGCGGGCACCCTGACCCTCTACGTCGACGGCGCGGCGAAGGCCACCAGGACCACCACCCGGCGGCCCGCCAACAACACCGCGCCGCTGTCGCTCGCCACCGATGTCGACAACCCGACCCGGGAGTTCAGCGGCACGATCCGGCGGGCACGCGTGTACGCCCGTGCCCTCTCCGCGGCCGAACTCGCGTCGGACGGACGCGGACCCGGCGACGACGGGGTGCGGTTCTGGTTCGACGCGGCCACCGTCAGGGTCACCGAGAAGCGCCCGAAGGAGCGCACGTTCTTCGCCTACGGCGGCGACTGGGGGGATCACCCCAACGACGGGGCCTTCGTCGCGGACGGCATCGTCACCGCCGACCGCGGACACACGGGGAAGGCCGCGGAGGTCAAGCAGGTCTACCAGGCGATCAACGCCGCACCGGCGTCCGGCAAATCCCTCGCCGCCGGAACCGCCGGAGCCGCGGTCACCCTCACCAACGAGTACCTGTTCACCAACCTCCGTGAGTTCGACGGGAGTTGGACCCTCGTCGCCGACGGCGAGGTCGTACGGCGCGGGAAACTGAGCCGCGCCCAGCTGGACGTTCCGCCGCTCAGCAGCAAGGACGTCACCGTGCACTTCAGGCTTCCGGCAGACCCGGCGCCCGGCGCGGAGTACTTCCTGCACCTGTCCTTCACCACCAAGGAACGCACGAAGTGGGCGAAGGCCGGCTTCGAGGTGGCCAAGAAGCAACTCCCGGTCGACGCCGACAGCCCGGAGGTGCGGCCGGTTCCACTGGAGCGCGTGCCCGCCCTGCGCCACCAGGACGGCGAACGGTCCATCACGGTGAAGGGCAAGGCCTTCTCCGTCACCGTCGACAAGCGCACGGGCGTCATCACGTCGTACGAGGCCCGGGGCACCCGGCTGATCACCTCCGGGCCCGTGCCGAACTTCTGGCGGGCACCGATCGACAACGACAGGGGCAACGGCCAGCACGTACGCAACCAGACCTGGCGCGACGCGGGGACCCTGCGCAAGGTGACGGACGTCAGCGTGCGCGCCCTGCGCGACCGGGCCGTCGAGATCAAGGTCGCGGGGACTCTGCCCACGACCACCGAATCGACGTACACCACCACGTACACGGTCTTCGGCAACGGCGAGATCAAGGTCGACAACACCCTGCACCCGGGTGCGGCGAACCTGCCCTACATCCCGGAGGTCGGCACCCTGCTGTTCCTGCCGGGGCGGCTGGAGCGCCTGCACTACTACGGCCGCGGCCCCGAGGAGAACCACTGGGACCGCAACACCGGCACCGACGTGGGCCTGTACTCCGGGACGGTGTCCGGGCAGTGGACGCCCTACATCCGCCCGCAGGAGAACGGCAACAAGACCGACGTCCGCTGGGCCGCCCTGACCGACCGCGGCGGCGCCGGGCTGCTCGTCTCCGGTGAACCGCTCCTTGAGGTCAACGCCTCGCACTTCACCCCGGAGGACCTGTCGGTCGGGACGCGCCACGACTACCAGCTGACCCCGCGGGACGAGGTCGTACTCCGCCTGAACCACCGGCAGATGGGAGTGGGCGGCGACAACAGCTGGGGCGCGCACACGCACGACGAGTACAAGCTCTTCGCCGACCGGGACTACTCCTACACCTACCGGCTGCGTCCGCTGACCGACGTAGACGCGGCGATGGCGGCGTCACGACGGCCCACGGCGGGGGAGTTCTCCGGGTAG
- a CDS encoding O-acetyl-ADP-ribose deacetylase, whose product MTAIEFVQGDITRQSVDAIVNAANSSLLGGGGVDGAIHRRGGPEILAECRKLRAGHYGKGLRTGQAVATPAGKLDARWVIHTVGPVFSRSEDRSELLASCYRESLRVADELGARTVAFPAVSAGIYGWPMDDAARIAVGTVRDTGTAVTEVRFVLFDERAYEAFAAQAL is encoded by the coding sequence ATGACCGCCATCGAGTTCGTCCAGGGCGACATCACCCGACAGAGCGTGGACGCGATCGTCAACGCGGCGAACTCCTCCCTGCTGGGCGGCGGAGGCGTGGATGGCGCCATCCACCGGCGCGGCGGCCCCGAGATCCTGGCCGAGTGCCGCAAGCTCCGCGCCGGCCACTACGGCAAGGGCCTGCGGACGGGGCAGGCCGTCGCCACCCCGGCGGGCAAGCTGGACGCGCGCTGGGTGATCCACACGGTCGGTCCCGTCTTCAGCCGGAGCGAGGACCGCTCGGAGCTGCTGGCCTCCTGCTACCGGGAGTCGCTGCGGGTCGCCGACGAACTGGGCGCGCGGACCGTCGCGTTCCCGGCCGTCTCCGCCGGTATCTACGGATGGCCGATGGACGATGCCGCCCGCATCGCGGTCGGGACGGTGCGGGACACCGGGACGGCGGTCACCGAGGTCAGGTTCGTCCTCTTCGACGAGCGGGCGTACGAGGCGTTCGCCGCGCAGGCCCTCTGA
- a CDS encoding phytoene desaturase family protein — MLDAVVVGAGPNGLTAAVELARRGYSVAVFEARDTVGGGARTEELTLPGFRHDPCSAAHPLGINSPAFRAMPLARYGLEWLQPELPMAHPFPDGTAAVLSRSVAETAASFGPRDAGTYRRLVEPFTHTWDTLARDFMSLPLTALPRDPVTLARFGLAGLPPSTWLTRRFRDDRAKALFAGLVAHVMAPLGGIATGAVGLVFALAAHARGWPVARGGSQSISDALTAYLKDLGGAVHTDYEVKRLDDLPPARAYVFDTSPTALARIAGFGRYYERFRYGAGVFKVDYALDGPVPWTAKEARAAGTVQVGASSKEIGTALRAASREGRAPDAPFLITVQPSVVDPSRAPGGKHVFWAYGHVPNGWTGDLTDAIERQLERFAPGFRDRVLARATAGPPELAARNANYVGGDIACGAASGLQLMLRPKLSLFPYSTPHPAVFICSSATPPGAGVHGMSGHNAAKAVWRRLRQS, encoded by the coding sequence ATGCTCGATGCCGTCGTGGTGGGTGCGGGGCCGAACGGACTGACGGCTGCCGTGGAGCTGGCCCGGCGCGGCTATTCCGTGGCCGTCTTCGAAGCGCGCGACACGGTCGGGGGAGGCGCCCGCACCGAGGAGCTGACGCTGCCCGGCTTCCGGCACGACCCGTGCTCCGCCGCGCATCCCCTGGGCATCAACTCGCCCGCGTTCCGCGCGATGCCGCTGGCGAGGTACGGCCTGGAGTGGCTGCAGCCCGAACTGCCCATGGCGCACCCCTTCCCGGACGGCACGGCGGCCGTGCTGTCGCGTTCCGTGGCGGAGACGGCCGCCTCGTTCGGACCGCGTGACGCGGGCACGTACCGCAGACTCGTCGAGCCGTTCACCCACACCTGGGACACCCTGGCGCGGGACTTCATGTCCCTGCCGCTCACCGCGCTGCCGCGCGACCCGGTCACCCTCGCCCGGTTCGGCCTGGCCGGACTGCCGCCCTCGACATGGCTGACGCGACGATTCCGCGACGACCGGGCCAAGGCCCTGTTCGCCGGACTGGTCGCGCACGTCATGGCCCCGCTGGGCGGAATCGCCACCGGCGCCGTCGGCCTCGTCTTCGCGCTGGCCGCCCACGCCCGGGGCTGGCCCGTCGCCCGCGGCGGCTCCCAGTCGATCTCCGACGCGCTGACCGCGTACCTCAAGGACCTCGGCGGCGCCGTCCACACCGACTACGAGGTCAAGCGTCTCGACGACCTGCCGCCCGCGCGCGCGTACGTCTTCGACACCTCGCCCACCGCGCTGGCCCGCATCGCGGGCTTCGGGCGGTACTACGAGCGGTTCCGGTACGGGGCGGGCGTCTTCAAGGTCGACTACGCCCTCGACGGACCGGTGCCGTGGACCGCGAAGGAAGCCCGCGCCGCCGGCACGGTGCAGGTCGGCGCGAGCAGCAAGGAGATCGGCACCGCCCTGCGCGCCGCCTCCCGGGAGGGCCGTGCCCCGGACGCGCCGTTCCTGATCACCGTGCAGCCGAGCGTCGTCGACCCGTCCAGGGCGCCGGGCGGAAAGCATGTGTTCTGGGCGTACGGGCATGTGCCGAACGGCTGGACCGGGGACCTCACGGACGCGATCGAGCGCCAGCTGGAGCGGTTCGCGCCCGGTTTCCGGGACCGCGTCCTCGCCCGCGCCACGGCGGGCCCGCCCGAACTCGCCGCGCGCAACGCCAACTACGTGGGTGGCGACATCGCCTGCGGCGCGGCCTCCGGCCTCCAGCTGATGCTGCGCCCCAAGCTGTCCCTGTTCCCGTACAGCACCCCGCACCCGGCGGTGTTCATCTGCTCCTCGGCCACCCCGCCGGGCGCGGGCGTGCACGGTATGTCGGGGCACAACGCGGCCAAGGCCGTGTGGAGGAGACTGCGCCAGTCATGA
- a CDS encoding inositol monophosphatase family protein, protein MIQDIETIDEFLAHRTADVEEAVRTAAAMEIMPRFRQLAAHEIDEKTGPHDLVTDADRKAEEYLTEALVKLLPGSVVVGEEAVHANPATYEAIKGEAPVWIVDPVDGTRQFVHGDPGFCTLVALAHRGVLLASWTYAPARDQLAVAVRGKGALLDGEPLRAGSPAPGRDLEVATSHPDYTTDDQKRALLGLWTEGVGPRACGSAGLEYLAVARGELDATAFSWEAAWDHAAGILLVEEAGGAHLTLSGEPFRTTGGNTLPFTAARDADTARRVLGLLSGGA, encoded by the coding sequence ATGATCCAGGACATCGAAACCATCGACGAGTTTCTCGCGCACCGCACCGCCGACGTAGAAGAGGCCGTCCGCACGGCGGCCGCCATGGAGATCATGCCGCGCTTCCGGCAGCTCGCCGCGCACGAGATAGACGAGAAGACCGGCCCCCACGACCTGGTCACGGACGCCGACCGCAAGGCCGAGGAATATCTCACCGAGGCGCTGGTCAAGCTGCTGCCCGGCTCGGTCGTCGTGGGCGAGGAGGCGGTCCACGCCAACCCCGCGACGTACGAGGCGATCAAGGGCGAGGCGCCGGTCTGGATCGTCGACCCGGTGGACGGCACCCGGCAGTTCGTCCACGGCGACCCGGGCTTCTGCACCCTGGTCGCGCTCGCCCACCGCGGAGTCCTGCTGGCGTCCTGGACGTACGCACCGGCCCGCGACCAACTCGCCGTCGCCGTCCGGGGCAAGGGCGCCCTCCTCGACGGCGAGCCCCTCCGCGCCGGCTCGCCCGCCCCCGGCCGTGACCTCGAAGTGGCCACGTCCCACCCGGACTACACGACGGACGACCAGAAGCGCGCGCTCCTCGGCCTCTGGACGGAAGGCGTCGGCCCGCGCGCGTGCGGCTCGGCCGGGCTTGAGTACCTCGCCGTCGCCCGGGGCGAGTTGGACGCCACGGCGTTCTCCTGGGAGGCCGCGTGGGATCACGCGGCGGGCATCCTGCTCGTCGAGGAGGCGGGCGGCGCGCACCTGACACTCTCGGGGGAGCCCTTCCGCACAACCGGCGGCAACACGCTCCCGTTCACCGCGGCACGGGACGCGGACACGGCCCGCCGGGTCCTCGGACTGCTGTCGGGCGGGGCCTGA
- a CDS encoding gamma-glutamyltransferase family protein: protein MFTTRPTLQGTFGMVSSTHWLASQSAMAVLEDGGNAYDAAVAAGFVLHVVEPHLNGPAGEVPIILAPAGGEVRVLCGQGVAPAGATIAHYRGLGLDLVPGTGPLAAAVPGAFDAWMLLLRDHGTKSLADVLKYAIGYAEDGHAPVERVGETVETVRELFETEWTSSADVYLPDGRPPRPGELFHNPALAATWKRLVAEAAEEAGARREVEAGREPGARQAPGARDGGDRIAEIEAARRIWREGFIAEALVRQAARPTMDTSGERHSGTLTAADLAGWSASYEAPATYDWRGWTLCKAGPWSQGPVLLQQLALLPPELPRYGSAEYVHLLIEGCKLAMADREAWYGDAGEVPLEELLSEEYNAGRRTLVGKQASYELRPGSPGGRTPRLSGHARVVAAGEDGFDALGVPGAGEPTVARAGDAAGVATGAGRAGAGLGEPTVAKRPTSPVPGEPDVSADGATRGDTCHLDIVDRWGNLVAATPSGGWLQSNPVVPELGFPLGTRLQMAWLDEGLPNSLTPGRRPRTTLTPSLALRDGVPVMAFGTPGGDQQDQWQLHFFLAVALRAEVRGGLDLQGAIDAPNWHNDSFPGSFYPRGMRPGSVTVESRTDPEVVEELRRRGHDVQVGDAWSEGRLCAVARDPRTGVLSAAANPRGMQGYAVGR, encoded by the coding sequence GTGTTCACGACCCGACCCACCCTCCAGGGCACCTTCGGGATGGTGTCCTCCACGCACTGGCTCGCCTCGCAGTCGGCGATGGCCGTGCTGGAGGACGGCGGCAACGCGTACGACGCTGCCGTCGCCGCCGGATTCGTGCTGCACGTCGTCGAGCCGCACCTCAACGGACCCGCCGGCGAGGTGCCGATCATCCTCGCCCCGGCGGGCGGGGAGGTACGGGTGTTGTGCGGGCAGGGCGTCGCACCGGCCGGGGCCACGATCGCCCACTACAGGGGACTGGGTTTGGATCTCGTACCCGGTACCGGCCCCCTCGCGGCCGCGGTTCCCGGGGCCTTCGACGCGTGGATGCTGCTGCTGCGCGACCACGGCACGAAGTCCCTGGCGGACGTCCTGAAGTACGCCATCGGGTACGCGGAGGACGGGCACGCGCCCGTGGAGCGCGTCGGCGAGACCGTCGAGACGGTACGGGAGCTCTTCGAGACGGAGTGGACGTCGTCGGCCGACGTGTACCTCCCGGACGGGCGGCCCCCGCGGCCGGGCGAGCTGTTCCACAACCCCGCGCTGGCCGCGACCTGGAAGCGGCTGGTCGCTGAGGCCGCGGAGGAGGCGGGCGCCCGCAGAGAGGTCGAGGCCGGTCGGGAGCCCGGAGCTCGTCAGGCGCCCGGGGCGCGGGACGGCGGCGACCGGATCGCCGAGATCGAGGCGGCGCGGCGGATCTGGCGCGAGGGCTTCATCGCCGAGGCACTGGTACGGCAGGCGGCCCGGCCCACGATGGACACCAGCGGTGAACGGCACTCCGGCACGCTGACGGCGGCCGACCTGGCCGGCTGGTCCGCGTCGTACGAGGCTCCGGCCACGTACGACTGGCGGGGCTGGACCCTGTGCAAGGCCGGTCCCTGGAGCCAGGGCCCGGTGCTCCTCCAGCAGCTGGCCCTGCTGCCGCCGGAGCTGCCGCGGTACGGCTCCGCCGAGTACGTGCACCTGCTGATCGAGGGCTGCAAGCTCGCGATGGCGGACCGGGAGGCGTGGTACGGGGACGCGGGCGAGGTTCCGCTGGAGGAACTGCTGTCGGAGGAGTACAACGCCGGACGGCGGACGCTGGTCGGGAAGCAGGCCTCCTACGAGCTGCGACCGGGCAGCCCCGGCGGACGGACCCCACGGCTCAGCGGGCACGCGCGCGTGGTGGCCGCGGGGGAGGACGGGTTCGACGCGCTCGGGGTGCCGGGGGCGGGGGAGCCGACGGTGGCGAGGGCTGGGGATGCGGCGGGCGTGGCCACAGGTGCGGGCCGGGCGGGTGCGGGCCTGGGAGAGCCGACCGTTGCCAAGCGGCCGACCTCGCCCGTGCCCGGGGAGCCCGACGTCTCCGCGGACGGGGCGACCCGGGGCGACACCTGCCACCTCGACATCGTCGACCGCTGGGGCAACCTGGTCGCGGCCACGCCCAGCGGCGGCTGGCTTCAGTCCAACCCGGTCGTGCCCGAGCTGGGCTTCCCGCTCGGCACCCGGCTCCAGATGGCGTGGCTGGACGAAGGGCTGCCCAACTCCCTCACGCCGGGCCGCCGTCCCCGTACGACGCTCACGCCCTCGCTCGCGCTGCGGGACGGGGTGCCGGTCATGGCCTTCGGCACGCCGGGCGGCGACCAGCAGGACCAGTGGCAGCTGCACTTCTTCCTGGCCGTCGCCCTGCGCGCGGAGGTACGCGGCGGCCTGGACCTCCAGGGCGCCATCGACGCCCCGAACTGGCACAACGACAGCTTCCCCGGTTCCTTCTACCCGCGCGGTATGCGCCCCGGCAGTGTCACCGTCGAGTCCCGCACCGACCCGGAGGTGGTGGAGGAGCTGCGCCGCCGCGGCCACGACGTCCAGGTCGGCGACGCCTGGTCCGAGGGCCGGCTGTGCGCGGTGGCGCGGGACCCGCGGACCGGAGTGCTGTCGGCGGCGGCGAACCCGCGGGGGATGCAGGGGTACGCGGTCGGACGCTGA
- a CDS encoding DUF4232 domain-containing protein, translating to MIAIRPRSVHSAALACLLVLGVSGCGLSAELDRESNPARKPTPTPTLTVEVPTRAANPSPSGIPTHSPSVPVQQGQGCPPSGLRFQADEGDAAMGLRAMGLDVINCGDRPYELNGYPAVTVLDASGDPFPGVRTVEGTDKVSMAPEDPGPRALTLAPGESAHAALYWRMHNQDGVYLRVAPAKGDDTVTVRPPYPLDIGPENILGTTAWQPSE from the coding sequence GTGATCGCGATACGCCCGAGATCGGTCCACAGCGCTGCCCTCGCCTGTCTGCTGGTGCTGGGGGTGAGCGGCTGCGGTCTCTCCGCCGAACTGGACCGTGAGAGCAACCCCGCACGCAAGCCCACCCCGACGCCGACACTGACCGTGGAGGTGCCGACCCGGGCGGCGAATCCCTCCCCGTCCGGGATCCCCACGCACTCCCCGTCCGTACCCGTCCAGCAGGGGCAGGGCTGTCCGCCGTCCGGCCTGCGCTTCCAGGCCGACGAGGGTGACGCGGCCATGGGGCTGCGCGCCATGGGCCTCGACGTCATCAACTGCGGTGACCGCCCGTACGAGTTGAACGGCTACCCGGCCGTCACCGTCCTCGACGCCTCGGGCGACCCGTTCCCGGGGGTACGGACCGTCGAGGGCACGGACAAGGTGTCCATGGCACCGGAGGACCCCGGACCCCGAGCGCTGACCCTCGCCCCCGGTGAGAGCGCACACGCGGCCCTGTACTGGCGGATGCACAACCAGGACGGCGTGTACCTCCGCGTGGCCCCGGCGAAGGGCGACGACACCGTGACCGTACGTCCTCCGTATCCGCTCGACATCGGCCCCGAGAACATCCTGGGGACGACGGCCTGGCAGCCCTCCGAGTAG
- a CDS encoding response regulator transcription factor gives MIRVALVDDQALMRAGFRALLDAEEGIEVVGEAADGEQGLALVREHVPDIALVDVQMPVMTGIEATRRIAADPDLSGVRVVMLTNYGLDEYVFEALRAGASGFLLKDTEPADLLQAIEVVARGEALLSPSVTRTLIGEFVARPPDRASAPGLECLTRREREVTALAARGLTNEEIAAHMVISPFTVKTHVSRAMTKLAARDRAQLVVFAYESGLVAARGTVE, from the coding sequence CTGATCAGGGTCGCGCTGGTCGACGACCAGGCCCTGATGCGCGCCGGGTTCCGGGCCCTCCTGGACGCCGAGGAGGGAATCGAGGTGGTCGGCGAGGCCGCCGACGGGGAACAGGGCCTGGCGCTGGTGCGCGAGCATGTCCCGGACATCGCTCTCGTCGACGTCCAGATGCCGGTGATGACGGGCATCGAGGCGACCCGCCGCATCGCCGCCGACCCGGATCTGTCCGGCGTACGCGTGGTGATGCTGACCAACTACGGCCTGGACGAGTACGTCTTCGAGGCGCTGCGGGCCGGTGCCAGCGGGTTCCTGCTCAAGGACACCGAGCCCGCCGACCTGCTCCAGGCCATCGAGGTCGTCGCGCGTGGCGAGGCCCTGCTGTCGCCGTCCGTCACCCGCACGCTGATCGGCGAGTTCGTGGCCCGGCCCCCGGACCGGGCCAGCGCCCCCGGACTGGAGTGCCTCACCCGCCGCGAACGCGAGGTCACCGCGCTCGCCGCCCGCGGCCTCACCAACGAGGAGATCGCCGCCCACATGGTCATCAGCCCCTTCACGGTCAAGACCCATGTCAGCCGCGCGATGACCAAGCTCGCCGCGCGGGACCGTGCCCAACTGGTCGTGTTCGCCTACGAGTCGGGGCTGGTCGCGGCGCGCGGGACGGTGGAGTGA